A region from the Aegilops tauschii subsp. strangulata cultivar AL8/78 chromosome 5, Aet v6.0, whole genome shotgun sequence genome encodes:
- the LOC109786324 gene encoding uncharacterized protein: MMDSDASSDEEYGPTELDQMIQDEFLDSPDSDEEVDMIMLMSMQEEMDRQVEHILNFKGSIKGRRVINRDRVSGAKLLHNDYFAPTPAFPDDPWFRRRFRMRKPLFLRIAEGVEAHDDYFKLRRDCCGQLSFSPKQKCTAALMMLALGSAADAVGEMVRMGESTCHKTTVKFARAVVEVFGPEYLREPNAQDTEKLLAIEEARGFPGMLRSIDCMHWQWKNCPKDVRGMRLCNGESPSCNYTVNGRDYNMGYYLADGIYPQWAAFVKTISEPRGNKQSHFATMQEAARKDVEMASAVLQAHWGIVRSTAMMWESKTLCQLMSCCVILHNMIVEDEGDGVAQTHDFEAPENKFKSRKIKMRLSL, encoded by the exons ATGATGGATTCCGATGCTTCGTCGGACGAGGAGTATGGACCGACGGAGCTTGACCAAATGATTCAAGATGAGTTTTTGGATTCGCCGGATTCGGACGAAGAAGTGGACATGATCATGCTCATGAGCATGCAAGAGGAAATGGACCGGCAAGTGGAGCATATTCTCAACTTCAAGGGCTCAATCAAAGGGAGAAGAGTGATCAACCGGGACAGAGTGTCCGGAGCAAAGCTACTGCACAATGACTACTTTGCTCCCACACCTGCTTTTCCGGATGATCCATGGTTTCGTCGCCGTTTTCGCATGCGAAAACCATTGTTTTTGCGCATCGCGGAGGGAGTGGAGGCACACGACGACTACTTCAAGCTGAGAAGGGATTGCTGCGGCCAACTCTCTTTCTCGCCCAAACAGAAGTGCACGGCTGCTCTGATGATGCTTGCACTTGGTAGTGCTGCAGACGCCGTTGGTGAGATGGTCAGGATGGGGGAGAGCACGTGCCACAAGACTACTGTCAAATTTGCTCGCGCTGTGGTTGAGGTGTTTGGACCGGAGTATCTCAGAGAACCAAATGCACAAGACACGGAGAAGTTGTTGGCTATTGAAGAGGCAAGGGGGTTTCCAGGAATGCTCCGATcaattgattgcatgcattggcaATGGAAAAATTGCCCCAAAGATGTGCGGGGAAT GAGGCTTTGCAATGGGGAATCACCGTCGTGCAACTATACCGTCAACGGCCGGGACTACAACATGGGGTACTATCTTGCCgatggtatctatcctcagtgggcGGCGTTTGTGAAGACCATATCCGAGCCGCGTGGCAATAAACAGAGCCACTTTGCAACAATGCAGGAGGCGGCTAGGAAGGACGTGGAGATGGCATCTGCTGTGCTTCAAGCTCATTGGGGAATTGTGCGGAGCACTGCAATGATGTGGGAATCGAAAACTTTGTGCCAACTGATGTCATGTTGTGTTATTCTGCACAATATGATTGTCGAGGATGAGGGTGATGGTGTAGCCCAAACCCATGATTTCGAAGCACCCGAGAACAAGTTCAAATCTCGTAAGATCAAGATGCGGCTCAGCTTATGA
- the LOC109786326 gene encoding probable WRKY transcription factor 17 — translation MAVDFVGRGYAPRGLALAGGEQQLAFHEAAAAGLSSLELLVASLSPRADCAPPPLGEIADQALSGFRRVIDILGRSGHARFRRGPVGGGAASLTPPPVSSPPRMPARPPAPAASQQLAPQKSLTLDFTKPSKAPAAAAAASVTSTSFFSSVTAGGEGSVSKGPGQLVSSGKPPLAAGTKRKQQQQQTPCASGAHSDVAAAAAGGRCHCSKKRKHRVKYTTRVPAVSSRTADIPGDDYSWRKYGQKPIKGSPYPRCYYRCSTAKGCPARKHVERATDDPAMLIVTYEGDHRHDTLPPAAAN, via the coding sequence ATGGCCGTCGACTTCGTGGGACGCGGCTACGCCCCACGTGGCCTCGCCCTCGCGGGCGGGGAGCAGCAGCTGGCCTTCCACGAGGCCGCCGCGGCGGGGCTCAGCAGCCTCGAGCTCCTCGTCGCGTCGCTCTCCCCCCGCGCCgactgcgcgccgccgccgctcggggAGATCGCCGACCAAGCGTTATCGGGGTTCCGCCGGGTCATCGACATCCTCGGCCGCAGCGGCCACGCCCGCTTCCGCCGCGGCCCTGTTGGAGGAGGCGCCGCCTCGTTGACTCCCCCTCCTGTCTCTTCTCCTCCTCGGATGCCGGCCCGGCCACCGGCACCGGCAGCCTCGCAGCAGTTGGCGCCCCAGAAAAGCCTGACGCTGGACTTCACCAAGCCTTCGAAGGCGCCGGCAGCGGCAGCCGCTGCTTCGGTGACGTCGACGTCTTTCTTCTCGTCGGTGACGGCGGGGGGCGAGGGCAGCGTCTCCAAGGGCCCGGGCCAGCTGGTGTCCTCCGGAAAGCCGCCGCTCGCGGCTGGTACCAAACGcaagcaacagcagcagcagacGCCCTGCGCGAGCGGCGCGCACTccgacgtcgccgccgccgccgccggtggccggtgccactgctcgaagaagcgcaagcaccggGTGAAGTACACCACGCGCGTGCCCGCGGTAAGCTCGCGCACGGCGGACATCCCCGGCGACGACTACTCGTGGCGCAAGTACGGGCAGAAGCCCATCAAGGGGTCCCCTTACCCCCGCTGCTACTATAGGTGCAGCACCGCCAAGGGCTGCCCGGCGCGGAAGCACGTCGAACGCGCCACCGACGACCCCGCCATGCTCATCGTCACCTACGAGGGTGACcaccgccacgacactttgccgCCGGCCGCCGCAAATTGA